The following proteins are encoded in a genomic region of Drosophila willistoni isolate 14030-0811.24 chromosome 3R, UCI_dwil_1.1, whole genome shotgun sequence:
- the LOC6649627 gene encoding E3 ubiquitin-protein ligase BRE1 codes for MDVANPNQDRCKLQNYEENRDDDTDEAESDNDMLVDETEGSSSENSLDTVEEHELEITDNDAEDNEDNDSTDSTTVNMNSDSTNSGTDEGIPHLTRSQMNNQHLAPYICNVCKGYVRGAVITICGHLFCWTCLWPLLESRAYPNCPRCLRRLNLHEDIVPFHGEGPHAEATDANEVAQPGNVERPSGVYLNEYHPEWFAVNEFERLVLNALIESETERNLYDVLLKIPIYHPLIATCIKFLNGIQISLGLLMFILWGFFSLNERN; via the exons ATGGACGTAGCTAACCCTAATCAGGATAGATGCAAATTGCAGAACTATGAAGAAAATCGAGATG ATGATACAGACGAAGCTGAATCCGATAACGATATGTTGGTTGATGAGACCGAAGGATCATCTAGTGAGAATAGTCTCGATACTGTGGAGGAACATGAGCTGGAAATTACAGATAATGATGCCGAGGATAACGAGGATAATGATTCCACGGACTCAACAACGGTTAATATGAACAGTGATAGTACCAACAGCGGCACTGATGAAGGAATTCCGCATTTGACCAGAAGCCAAATGAACAATCAGCACTTGGCTCCTTATATTTGCAACGTTTGCAAAGGATATGTACGTGGAGCCGTCATAACCATATGCGGACATTTATTTTGCTGGACCTGTTTGTGGCCACTGCTGGAGAGTCGAGCTTATCCAAATTGTCCTCGCTGTCTGCGACGTTTGAATCTACACGAAGACATTGTGCCCTTCCATGGCGAGGGACCCCATGCCGAGGCCACCGATGCCAATGAAGTTGCCCAGCCGGGGAATGTGGAACGCCCGTCGGGCGTGTATCTAAACGAATATCATCCGGAATGGTTTGCTGTCAATGAATTCGAACGTCTTGTCCTAAATGCTCTTATCGAAAGTGAGACTGAAAGAAATCTATACGATGTGCTCCTGAAAATTCCAATCTATCATCCACTTATTGCAACCTGTATAAAGTTTCTAAATGGGATTCAGATTTCCCTGGGACTATTAATGTTCATTCTGTGGGGCTTTTTTTCATTGAATGAACGTAACTGA
- the LOC6649628 gene encoding uncharacterized protein LOC6649628, which produces MISRKEVVAIMLLLTALICILNAAVFGNILPTYISYEQLTLQCVNIGTAYICLLYALSTWMYHSNISRVRLQMRLVLIIMVLIMFMANMVAFVFYMRALSKFFMESTDTSEIFTAFDVKCRTITLVLSIITVILLFIVAITISLTVLKQQQRASTKIEAPKDRS; this is translated from the exons ATGATTTCCCGTAAGGAAGTTGTGGCCATAATGCTTTTACTAACTGCG CTTATTTGCATACTGAATGCTGCTGTCTTTGGCAACATTCTGCCCACATATATAAGTTACGAGCAGTTGACTTTGCAATGTGTTAACATTGGCACGGCCTACATTTGCCTATTATACGCCCTGAGTACTTGGATGTATCACTCCAATATCTCACGAGTCAGGCTACAGATGCGTCTAGTG CTTATTATCATGGTGCTAATCATGTTTATGGCCAATATggtggcttttgttttttatatgcGTGCTTTAAGCAAGTTCTTTATGGAATCCACAGATACAAGTGAAATCTTTACCGCCTTCGATGTTAAATGCAGGACAATTACATTAGTTTTATCCATAATCACTGTTATACTCCTTTTTATTGTGGCCATTACTATTAGCCTTACGGTGCtaaagcagcaacaacgaGCGAGCACCAAAATTGAAGCACCCAAGGACCGTTCTTAG